Proteins found in one Paenibacillus borealis genomic segment:
- a CDS encoding type II secretion system F family protein, which translates to MSLVCAVITLLFTAGWLFLRFRCGGRYAGLRKLPMEGLRLRWLGEPILLLVEKGKVVSLIPAVMFKIQRSLQRIYGMRYSAERTLLLMGEMLSYSWLLIVGGSLLTLFTGEHAGITVGGFLAVVLPAAMVSDLHKKVRLREQRILLELPELLNSLVLLVGAGETVQRAILRCVNGRLGDSAHPLYAELLKMTADWEGGYSFQQAFENFSKRCAVQEVSIFTTAVLLNYRRGGADFVLSLRDLSRMLWEKRKAISRTHGEQASSKLVFPMVVIFLIVIVLVGTPALMMLKM; encoded by the coding sequence ATGTCACTGGTATGCGCTGTAATCACTCTTCTCTTCACAGCAGGCTGGTTATTTCTGCGCTTCAGATGTGGCGGCCGTTACGCAGGATTGCGGAAGCTGCCAATGGAAGGGCTTCGGCTGCGGTGGCTGGGTGAGCCTATCCTGCTGCTTGTGGAGAAGGGAAAGGTCGTTAGCCTTATCCCGGCCGTGATGTTCAAGATACAGCGCTCGCTGCAGCGGATCTACGGCATGCGCTACAGCGCAGAAAGAACTTTGCTCTTAATGGGAGAGATGCTTAGCTACAGCTGGCTGTTGATCGTAGGTGGCAGCTTGCTGACTTTGTTTACGGGCGAGCATGCGGGGATAACTGTGGGCGGATTCTTGGCCGTTGTACTTCCGGCTGCGATGGTCAGTGACCTGCACAAGAAGGTACGGCTGCGGGAGCAGCGGATCCTGCTTGAGCTGCCGGAGCTGCTGAATAGCCTAGTCTTGCTTGTTGGTGCCGGCGAGACGGTACAGAGGGCAATCCTCCGCTGTGTCAACGGCCGCCTGGGAGACAGCGCCCATCCGCTGTATGCTGAACTGCTGAAGATGACAGCGGATTGGGAAGGCGGCTATTCGTTCCAGCAGGCGTTTGAGAACTTCAGCAAGCGTTGCGCGGTGCAGGAAGTTTCCATCTTCACGACTGCAGTATTGCTTAATTACCGCAGAGGCGGAGCTGACTTTGTCCTGTCGCTGCGTGATCTGTCGCGGATGCTCTGGGAGAAACGGAAGGCCATCAGCCGGACGCACGGGGAACAGGCTTCCTCGAAGCTGGTCTTCCCGATGGTGGTTATCTTCTTAATTGTGATTGTGCTGGTGGGAACACCGGCGCTGATGATGTTAAAAATGTAG
- a CDS encoding type II secretion system F family protein: MLPDYTRYELNALQRILVILTGSVLLFGLGYLFYHQLLLAVLLVPGSAAGPRQLRKYLLQRRRSALNLQFKQMLFSLSSSLSAGRSVENAFREAVIDLRMLDPEGSGDMIAELNIICTRMEYGEPVEEALYDFSKRAGMEDVERFADVFMVCKRTGGDLVEIVRRTSTIIGEKLDIQQDIAVSIAQKKFEAKALLVSPLMMVMFMSLTAGDYMEPMYTGAGIAVSTIALIALLLCYLWTSKIMDIPL; encoded by the coding sequence GTGCTTCCGGATTATACCCGGTACGAATTGAACGCTCTGCAACGAATACTGGTCATTCTGACGGGGAGTGTACTTTTGTTCGGCCTTGGTTACCTGTTCTATCACCAGCTGCTCCTGGCTGTACTGCTTGTGCCGGGCAGTGCTGCCGGTCCGCGCCAGCTGCGCAAATACCTGCTCCAGCGGCGGCGTTCAGCGCTTAATCTGCAGTTCAAGCAGATGCTGTTCTCACTTTCTTCATCGCTATCTGCCGGACGGTCAGTGGAGAATGCTTTTCGAGAGGCGGTGATAGATCTGCGGATGCTTGATCCGGAGGGCAGCGGTGACATGATCGCGGAGCTGAATATTATCTGCACCCGTATGGAGTACGGGGAGCCGGTGGAAGAAGCGCTGTATGATTTCAGCAAAAGAGCAGGCATGGAGGATGTGGAACGTTTTGCAGATGTGTTCATGGTCTGCAAGCGGACGGGAGGGGATCTGGTAGAGATCGTGCGCCGCACTTCCACAATTATTGGAGAGAAGCTGGATATTCAGCAGGATATTGCGGTCAGTATTGCCCAGAAGAAATTTGAGGCCAAGGCCTTGCTCGTCTCTCCGCTGATGATGGTCATGTTCATGAGCTTAACAGCGGGGGATTATATGGAGCCTATGTATACGGGTGCAGGAATAGCTGTCTCCACAATAGCGCTGATCGCCTTACTTCTCTGTTATCTCTGGACCTCCAAGATCATGGATATTCCACTTTGA
- a CDS encoding copper amine oxidase N-terminal domain-containing protein, whose translation MKIIPGFLAVLAISGAVSLSAAAAEQPITVLIDQQKLNLSSSSPVKDNDSILVPMRPVFEKLGLELAWDAKTSTVTASKEGLSITLQIGSKKASVNGTVKSLAAAPRMINNVTFVPLRFVSEATGNQVSWDAKANTVAITSTIDTVTATKEITALFDKYEDYSNYEDAKGFVSLIDPQSPLTAIGTQLAEQMAKYDTKTTIEQMNIIDVQKSEATVQTIETIKKLGGAFMLNSKAEYIYSLTRSAGSTQWQISNLQIKAIEYSLPEGTLEAAVSVPKADEDLINAVVQANFDYTNKENLDGLLTTIDETSSAYAQTKQLYAQMFQVYDLESAIESSKIIDYTADEASVYLVQTTKKLSGPALPDSRSTTVTTLKKSADGKWKLVQSYMLKTEPLNSSASK comes from the coding sequence ATGAAAATAATTCCCGGATTCCTTGCCGTTCTTGCCATATCCGGTGCAGTCAGCTTATCCGCTGCCGCAGCAGAACAGCCTATTACGGTCCTGATCGATCAGCAGAAGCTGAACCTGAGCTCCAGCTCGCCGGTCAAAGACAACGATTCTATTCTCGTGCCTATGCGCCCGGTCTTCGAGAAGCTGGGCCTGGAGCTAGCCTGGGATGCCAAGACCAGCACTGTCACCGCCAGTAAGGAAGGCCTGAGCATCACACTTCAGATCGGCAGCAAGAAAGCCAGCGTCAACGGAACGGTCAAGTCTCTGGCAGCCGCTCCCCGGATGATTAATAATGTGACGTTTGTCCCGCTGCGCTTCGTTAGTGAGGCTACCGGAAATCAGGTGAGCTGGGATGCCAAAGCCAATACCGTCGCGATCACCAGCACCATAGATACCGTTACAGCCACCAAAGAAATAACAGCCCTGTTCGATAAATATGAGGACTATTCCAACTACGAGGATGCCAAAGGTTTCGTATCGCTCATCGATCCGCAGTCTCCGCTAACCGCGATCGGTACACAGCTTGCAGAGCAAATGGCGAAGTATGATACCAAGACCACGATCGAGCAGATGAACATTATTGATGTGCAGAAGAGTGAAGCAACTGTGCAGACAATCGAAACCATTAAGAAGCTCGGCGGTGCTTTTATGCTGAACAGCAAAGCTGAGTACATCTATTCCTTGACCCGGAGTGCCGGCAGCACGCAGTGGCAGATCAGCAATCTGCAGATCAAGGCTATAGAGTATTCCCTTCCGGAGGGAACTCTCGAAGCTGCAGTTTCGGTCCCCAAAGCTGACGAAGATCTGATCAATGCCGTGGTCCAGGCTAATTTTGATTATACCAACAAAGAGAATCTCGACGGCCTGCTCACTACCATCGACGAGACTTCGTCTGCATACGCCCAGACCAAGCAGCTCTATGCCCAGATGTTCCAGGTCTATGATCTGGAGTCGGCTATTGAGTCTTCGAAGATTATTGATTATACAGCCGATGAAGCCTCCGTATATCTGGTCCAGACAACCAAGAAACTAAGCGGGCCTGCGTTACCGGATAGCCGCTCCACGACTGTAACAACCCTGAAGAAGTCCGCTGACGGCAAATGGAAGCTTGTCCAGAGCTATATGCTTAAGACGGAACCTTTGAATTCATCTGCGTCAAAATAA
- a CDS encoding organic hydroperoxide resistance protein, translating into MKALYTATATVRGGREGSVESSDGALKHDLKIPKELGGPGGAGTNPEQLFAAGYGACYESALANIARKEGMKLQDVEITSNVLIGKDESDGGFKLAVRLDVKLPGIERSVAEDLAKKAHDFCPYSKATRGNIEVELNVL; encoded by the coding sequence CTGAAGGCGTTATATACAGCTACAGCAACGGTTCGCGGGGGCCGCGAGGGTTCGGTGGAATCATCCGATGGAGCTCTTAAGCATGACCTCAAAATTCCGAAGGAGCTTGGCGGTCCCGGCGGTGCAGGCACAAATCCGGAGCAGCTGTTCGCGGCAGGTTATGGTGCCTGCTATGAAAGTGCTCTAGCCAACATAGCCCGTAAAGAGGGAATGAAGCTGCAGGATGTGGAGATCACTTCCAACGTGCTGATCGGCAAGGATGAGAGTGACGGAGGCTTCAAGCTGGCTGTTAGACTGGATGTGAAACTGCCGGGTATTGAACGGTCTGTAGCGGAAGACCTGGCGAAGAAAGCCCATGATTTCTGTCCGTACTCGAAGGCGACCCGGGGAAATATTGAGGTAGAATTGAACGTACTGTAG
- a CDS encoding A24 family peptidase, translating into MTEWAFWGCLPFLTAALFTDIRWMRIPNWITLPALIAGITLQMIMSGWHGLLLSLCGAGAGFLLLLIMYFIGAVGAGDVKLFAGIGAWTGVLFSLQVIVYSVLLGAVVGWIIILFRGEAGRRVRGLISRTAGFLLLRNADMLHKGPGGDLLRFPFMLAVFPGFICAYYYF; encoded by the coding sequence ATGACAGAATGGGCTTTTTGGGGTTGTCTGCCGTTCCTGACAGCAGCATTGTTCACGGATATCCGCTGGATGAGAATTCCTAACTGGATCACATTACCGGCACTGATTGCGGGAATTACTCTGCAGATGATCATGAGTGGCTGGCATGGACTGCTATTATCCCTGTGCGGTGCGGGGGCAGGGTTTCTGCTGCTGCTGATCATGTATTTCATCGGGGCGGTGGGTGCCGGAGATGTTAAACTTTTTGCCGGAATTGGTGCCTGGACTGGTGTATTGTTCTCACTGCAGGTAATTGTGTATTCCGTGCTGCTAGGAGCGGTTGTCGGCTGGATTATTATTCTTTTCAGAGGGGAAGCAGGCCGGAGGGTGCGCGGTTTGATAAGCAGAACAGCGGGATTTCTGCTGCTCCGTAATGCGGATATGCTCCATAAAGGGCCGGGGGGTGATCTGCTCAGGTTTCCCTTTATGCTGGCTGTTTTCCCGGGATTTATCTGTGCGTATTATTATTTCTGA
- a CDS encoding Flp1 family type IVb pilin, whose amino-acid sequence MMTLIAEGARNFWKDEDGLGTLEMILIIAVLIAVVLVFREEIVKVVKDLISTAGDKSQEVFE is encoded by the coding sequence ATGATGACGCTGATTGCAGAAGGTGCGAGGAACTTTTGGAAGGATGAGGATGGACTGGGAACGCTCGAGATGATACTGATTATTGCTGTATTGATTGCGGTAGTACTAGTGTTCCGTGAAGAGATAGTAAAGGTAGTTAAAGACTTGATTAGTACTGCCGGGGATAAGAGTCAGGAAGTCTTTGAGTGA
- a CDS encoding thiol-disulfide oxidoreductase DCC family protein, with protein sequence MQNESIVLIDGVCHLCQGLVRFIIPRDPRANFMFASLQSEAGKELLRAGGLPDHQLNTVVLVENGSYYTESAAVLRIARRLRFPWPAAYVLILVPKPLRNALYRLVARNRYRWFGRDEQCLLPSPELKRRFL encoded by the coding sequence ATGCAGAATGAGTCCATTGTGCTGATTGATGGAGTCTGTCATCTGTGCCAGGGGCTGGTCCGGTTCATTATTCCGCGTGATCCCCGGGCGAACTTCATGTTCGCCTCCTTGCAGAGTGAGGCTGGCAAGGAATTACTGAGGGCTGGCGGCCTGCCTGACCATCAGTTGAACACAGTGGTGCTGGTGGAGAACGGCAGCTATTATACAGAGTCCGCTGCAGTGCTGCGCATTGCCCGCAGGCTGCGGTTTCCATGGCCGGCCGCATATGTGTTAATCCTGGTGCCGAAACCGCTGCGTAACGCCTTGTACAGGCTCGTGGCAAGGAACCGCTACCGCTGGTTCGGCCGGGATGAGCAGTGTCTGCTCCCGTCGCCGGAACTGAAGCGGAGATTCCTGTAG
- a CDS encoding TadE/TadG family type IV pilus assembly protein, translating into MKLCLRKSPGPRDEGSMVVEAALVLPVFLLFVLFLIFIVQMTLYSTALQSTVSDTVKIVSTHMYPAALAAEQWDDAGNEGDDGAGQNSSAGSASSSVWSIPRLSLTEWSESYVKELPEPMESWVSAAIRKGEGPLQKLQAGASETVLDAGLKPMLKPYISSDWLEYSRIHVSNVTVPDLNKGTHPYFGLVVSYDLPMKVPFLNQKIVLEASAVERLWIGNTDVSGEGNAAGPDEETGTIIILEKPNPGVANHQGRIKVKVPPGASANLSIFYKSGQSTAKYLGWKQADENGYIEWEWKIGVNTTPGTWPFVICLADGTSLEASFTVVK; encoded by the coding sequence ATGAAACTCTGTCTGCGGAAATCGCCGGGCCCGCGTGATGAAGGCAGCATGGTTGTAGAAGCGGCGCTGGTTCTGCCCGTGTTTCTGTTATTTGTTCTATTCCTGATCTTCATTGTGCAAATGACACTCTATTCCACGGCGCTGCAGAGCACGGTTTCCGATACGGTTAAAATCGTCTCGACGCATATGTATCCTGCAGCTTTGGCTGCAGAGCAATGGGATGATGCAGGTAATGAGGGAGATGATGGTGCGGGTCAAAACAGCTCTGCTGGCTCTGCCTCCTCCAGTGTGTGGAGTATTCCGCGGCTGTCGCTTACCGAATGGAGCGAGAGTTATGTAAAGGAGCTTCCGGAACCTATGGAATCATGGGTCAGCGCTGCAATCCGGAAGGGAGAAGGGCCGCTGCAGAAGCTGCAGGCCGGGGCTTCCGAGACCGTACTGGATGCAGGACTTAAGCCTATGCTGAAGCCGTATATTTCCTCGGACTGGCTTGAATACAGCCGGATTCATGTGTCCAATGTTACCGTCCCTGATCTGAATAAAGGAACGCATCCCTACTTCGGACTGGTAGTAAGCTATGATTTGCCGATGAAGGTCCCGTTCTTGAACCAAAAGATTGTACTTGAGGCCAGTGCAGTCGAACGCTTGTGGATCGGCAACACAGATGTATCCGGAGAAGGCAATGCTGCCGGACCTGATGAAGAAACCGGCACCATAATCATCTTGGAGAAGCCTAATCCGGGCGTGGCGAATCATCAGGGCAGGATAAAGGTCAAGGTGCCTCCCGGTGCTTCGGCGAACCTATCCATTTTTTACAAAAGCGGTCAGAGCACGGCCAAATATCTGGGCTGGAAGCAGGCGGATGAGAACGGATATATCGAATGGGAATGGAAGATAGGCGTAAATACTACGCCGGGCACCTGGCCTTTCGTGATCTGTCTGGCTGACGGCACCAGCTTGGAGGCTAGTTTTACAGTTGTGAAATGA
- a CDS encoding CpaF family protein produces the protein MNEEMFRALRSDIRAGLDVTSAIGNRELAAFIERIILGRDNLQFLTAKEKHELVKKLFDSFRGLDILQPLVDNPAITEIMINSHEEIFVEEDGMIRRLPLAFESRSRLEDIIQTVVSGVDRVVNESSPIVDARLQDGSRVNIVLPPAALRGPAMTIRKFPETPMTMAELVKREALSQEAAELLQILVAAKYNIFISGGTGSGKTTFLNALSQFIPPQERVITIEDSAELQIITVPNLVSLETRNANTEGRGEITIRDLIRTSLRMRPNRIVVGEVRGAECLDMLQAMNTGHDGSLSTGHSNSAHDMVSRLETMVLSAAELPVAVVRQQIGSAIDIFVHLSRLRDRSRRVMEICEVNGLRNGEVELNPLYEFQETGERDGRVQGSLAPCGNPLLHTGKLRMAGIRDYALLRFSAASRKSEEVVS, from the coding sequence ATGAATGAAGAAATGTTCAGAGCACTGCGCAGCGACATCCGGGCAGGGCTGGACGTTACTTCGGCCATAGGAAACCGTGAGCTTGCTGCTTTCATTGAACGGATTATTCTCGGCCGGGATAATCTGCAATTTTTGACGGCCAAGGAGAAGCACGAGCTGGTGAAGAAGCTGTTTGACTCCTTCCGGGGACTGGATATCCTGCAGCCGCTGGTGGATAATCCGGCCATTACCGAGATTATGATCAACAGCCATGAGGAGATTTTTGTGGAGGAGGACGGCATGATCCGCAGACTGCCGCTGGCTTTTGAATCCAGAAGCCGGCTGGAGGATATCATCCAGACTGTAGTTTCCGGCGTTGACCGGGTGGTGAATGAATCTTCGCCGATTGTCGATGCCCGGCTGCAGGACGGTTCGCGTGTCAATATCGTACTGCCGCCTGCTGCGCTAAGGGGACCGGCAATGACCATCCGCAAGTTCCCTGAGACACCTATGACCATGGCCGAACTGGTGAAGCGTGAAGCGCTCAGCCAGGAAGCCGCAGAGCTGCTGCAGATTCTGGTAGCTGCGAAATATAACATCTTCATCAGCGGGGGTACAGGCTCGGGCAAGACTACGTTTCTGAATGCTCTGTCACAGTTTATACCGCCGCAGGAGCGTGTGATTACGATAGAGGATTCCGCAGAGCTGCAGATTATAACGGTACCTAATCTGGTCTCGCTGGAGACCAGGAATGCCAACACGGAAGGACGGGGCGAGATTACCATCCGCGATCTGATCCGCACTTCACTGCGGATGCGGCCGAATCGCATCGTTGTCGGTGAGGTGCGTGGAGCAGAGTGTCTGGATATGCTGCAGGCGATGAATACTGGTCATGATGGAAGCTTATCAACGGGGCATTCCAACAGCGCACATGATATGGTCAGCAGGTTGGAAACTATGGTCCTCAGTGCCGCGGAGCTGCCGGTAGCTGTAGTCCGTCAGCAGATCGGGTCAGCGATAGATATATTCGTACATCTCTCGCGGCTGCGGGACCGTTCGCGCAGAGTCATGGAGATTTGTGAAGTCAACGGTCTGCGGAACGGTGAGGTGGAGCTGAATCCGCTATATGAATTTCAGGAAACCGGGGAACGGGATGGCCGGGTTCAGGGCAGCCTTGCTCCCTGCGGCAATCCGTTACTGCATACTGGTAAGCTGCGAATGGCCGGAATCAGAGATTATGCATTGCTGCGTTTCAGCGCAGCCAGCAGGAAGTCAGAGGAGGTTGTGTCCTGA
- a CDS encoding TadE/TadG family type IV pilus assembly protein has translation MIPLQQDEGSFTIEASLLLPVIMCITMLLLFFSLYSYQKSMLLQVGSAAAERAAYNWENSNRAVDGEFAAGNYDPLYWRISEDGLLGSLFGTGAQNGSTAIELPGEAGDEAGGQLPLVKLWHASQIVPANLTGEMSYTYGLTSRKISAKLKKMLRLPVLDELLADGAVPEVSARSYVTEPVEFIRTVDLMRYYGSKFKDTSSGSKEGTGMEKKNAAIVLDTLH, from the coding sequence GTGATCCCCCTGCAGCAAGATGAAGGAAGCTTCACAATCGAAGCCTCGCTGCTGCTGCCGGTCATTATGTGCATCACGATGCTGCTGCTGTTCTTCTCCCTGTACAGCTATCAGAAGTCGATGCTGCTGCAGGTGGGCTCAGCTGCAGCCGAACGTGCAGCCTACAATTGGGAGAATAGCAACAGGGCAGTGGATGGGGAATTCGCAGCAGGTAATTATGATCCGCTGTACTGGAGGATTAGCGAGGATGGATTATTGGGGTCCTTGTTCGGAACGGGTGCGCAGAATGGCAGTACGGCAATTGAACTGCCTGGAGAGGCAGGGGATGAAGCCGGGGGCCAATTGCCATTAGTGAAGCTGTGGCACGCTTCGCAGATTGTCCCGGCAAATCTGACGGGAGAAATGAGCTACACTTACGGGCTCACAAGCCGCAAGATCAGTGCGAAGTTAAAGAAGATGCTGCGTTTGCCTGTCCTGGATGAACTGCTGGCTGATGGGGCTGTTCCCGAGGTGTCTGCCCGTTCTTATGTTACTGAGCCTGTTGAGTTTATTAGAACTGTGGACCTCATGCGTTATTACGGGTCCAAGTTCAAAGATACTTCATCCGGCAGCAAGGAGGGCACTGGCATGGAGAAGAAGAATGCAGCCATCGTGCTGGACACACTGCATTAA